Below is a genomic region from Isosphaeraceae bacterium EP7.
CTTGGCCGGGAAGGCTTCCAGTTCGACTTTTTCCTTGTAGCCGAGTTTTCTGCTCTTTCCTTTTTCTGCGCGCGGTGAAGAGGCATTCTTTGCGGGGGTCGCCTCCTGGATGGTCGCGGCACGCTGACGGAGATAGTCTTCATAGCCGCCGTCGTACTCGCGGACCTCTCCGCCGGGCTCGAACGCAAGGGTGCTCGTGACAACCTCATCGAGGAAGGCGCGGTCGTGGCTGACGATCAGCACAGTCCCGTCATAGTCGACGATCAGCGACTCGAGAAGTTCCAGGGTCTCGACGTCGAGATCATTGGTCGGCTCGTCCAGCACAAGGACGTTGGAGGGCTTGGTGAAAAGCTTGGCGAGCAGGAGACGGGTGCGCTCGCCGCCCGAGAGGGTGCGTACCAGGCTCCTGGCGCGTTCGGGGCTGAAGAGGAAATCCTGAAGATAGCCCATGATGTGGCGGGGCTGGCCGTTGATCAGGATCGAATCGTATTCGCTGACATTCCGCTGGACGGTCTCCTCATCGTCGAGGGTCGCTTTGAGCTGGTCGAAGTAGGCGACCTCGAGTTTCGTCCCCTGGCGGATTGATCCCGAGGTCGGCTCCAACTGGCCCAGCAGGAGCCGCAGTAGGGTCGTCTTGCCGGCGCCGTTGGGCCCGATGATGCCGACCTTATCGCCGCGCATCAGCGTCGTCGTCAGGCCGGACACGATCGGCGTACTTCCATACTGAAAGGCGACGTCCTTGGCCTCGACGACGAGCGTGCCGGATCGCTCGGCCTCCTGAACCTGGACGCGGGCGATCCCCTGCTTCTCGCGGCGCTGGAGGCGTTGGTCGCGCATCGCCTTCAGGGCACGGACACGCCCTTCGTTGCGGGTCCGGCGGGCCTCGACCCCTTTGCGGATCCAGACTTCTTCCTGGGCGAGCCGCTTGTCGAAGAGGGCCTGCTGGCGGGTCTCGGCGTGGAGGACTTCCTCGCGCCGAACGAGGAAGGTGGGGTAGTCGCACGCCCAGTCGTACAACTTGCCGCGGTCCAGCTCGACGATCCGAGTGGCCAGCCTCGACAGGAAAGCTCGGTCGTGGGTGACGAAGACGAGGGTGCCGTCAAACCGGAGGAGGAAGTTCTCCAGCCAGGCAATCGAGTCGATGTCCAGGTGGTTCGTCGGCTCGTCGAGCAGGAGGATATCGGGCTCGGCGGCAATCGAGCGGGCGAGCAGCGCCCGGCGTTTCATTCCCGAGGAGAGCGAGTCGAACGCCACGTCGGGGTCGAGCCCAATCCGTGAGAGAATCGTCTGGACGCGGTGGTCCTCGGCGAGCCGTGGGTGGCCGTCTTCTGGCAGGCCTTCGGCCACGACCTCGCCGACCGACTTGCTCAAGCCCTCGGGCACCTGCTGCGGGAGGCGAGCAACGCGGAGGCCGGACTGGCGTAGAACCTCGCCTTCGTCGGCGATCAGATCGCCCTCAACCAGGCGTAGGAGGGTGCTCTTCCCCTCGCCATTGCGGCCGAGCAGGCAGAGACGATCGCCCCGGGCGATCTGGAGGTCGACGTGATCGAGCAGCTTGGGGCCGCCGAAGGAGAGGGTGACTTCGCGGAGACTCAATAAGGACATCAGGCCGAACCTCTCCCCTACCTCGCGGCGTGCACGTTCGTTCCAGTACCGCATAGGGTAGCAGAATTCGGGGTGCGGCTTCGACCCCGACACGACGGCACATTGCGGAAGCTCCGCTGTCGGGATAGCCTCGACGGCTCCCGCGGGTCGAAGTCCCGCGTCGAGCCGCGACGATCGCGGCACCCTACCGCCTCAAGAGAGATGTCGATCATGCCGGCGATTTCCGGATGGCAGACGCGGTTCCTTCGCCAGTCGACCTGGTTTTTTTCGGCGTGTCTTCTCCTCAATGGTCCCGCGAGGACCGAGGTGCCCGCGGCCGAGGTGCCCGCGATTGACCTGACGAACGCGATCGTCTACCGGCCGCCTTCGTTGAGCAAGACCGAGCGTAAGGCGGTCGATCTTCTCGTCGACGAGGTCGCCCGGAGATCGCAGCTCCGCTGGGAGATCCTGGACATTTGGCCCCTCAAGGTCGGCCGGCCCGTGATCGCCGTCGGTAAGGCGAATGACCTTGCGGGCACGTCGACGCTTGATGGCTGGCTGGGTCAGCTTGCTGAGGCGAAGGGGGCCGAGGGATATCGCGTTGCTGTCGAGCCCGGCGGTGTCCTGATTGCCGGAAATGACTCCCGAGGAGTCCTTTTCGGCGTGGGCCGACTGCTTCGTGAGTTGAGGATCGATCGCGGGAAGGTCGTGGTCCCGGGTTCGTTTCGTATTGCCAGCGCCCCCGCAACGAAGCTGCGCGGGCACCAGTTGGGATACCGGCCGAAGACGAACTCTTACGACGCCTGGGATGTCGACCGCTGGGAACGATACATCCGAGACATGGCGATTTTCGGCTGCAATGCGATCGAACTGGTCCCTCCCCGCAGCGACGACGACGCTGACAGCCCGCACTTCCCCAGGCCGCCCATGGCCATGATGGTCGAGATGTCCCGGCTGGCGGATGAGTACGGGCTCGACGTCTGGGTCTGGTATCCGGCGATGGACGCTGACTATTCGGATCCCGCAACGGTCGCGTTTGCCTTGCGAGAATGGTCCGACGTGCTCGGTAAGCTCCCCAGGGTCGACGCCGTCTTCGTGCCGGGAGGTGACCCGGGGCATACCCGACCGAAGTTCCTGATGGACCTGCTGGAGAAACAGGCCGCCACACTGAGGAAACTCCATCCGAAATTGCAGATGTGGGTTTCACCCCAGAGCTTCGACGCCACCTGGCACGAGGAGTTCCTGTCCCTGGTTCGAGCGGAGCCGAAGTGGCTCGACGGAATCGTATTCGGGCCACAGGTCCGCGTAGGCCTTCCTGAACTTCGCCAGCAGATCCCCTCGCGTTACCCGATCCGCAACTATCCCGACATCACCCACACCCTGAAATGCCAGTACCCGGTGCCCGACTGGGACGTGGCCTTCGCCCTGACGCAGGACCGCGAAGTCATCAATCCGCGCCCACTGGGACAGGCGGCCATTTTCCGCGCCTGTCGGGCTGACTCGATGGGGTTCCTTACGTACTCCGAAGGCTGCCATGACGACGTGAACAAGATCGTCTGGAGCGGCCTGGGGTGGGACCCGGATGCCTCCGTTCTCACCATCCTGCGTGAGTACGGCCGATATTTCCTGGGCCATCAGTACGCCGACACGTTCGCGAATGGATTACTCGCGCTGGAACGAAACTGGCAAGGGCCGCTGGCGACGAATTCCGAGGTCGAGCGCACCCTCCATCGATTCCAGGACATGGAGCGGGCTGCCTCACCTGCCCTCCTGCGCAACTGGCGATTCCAGCAAGCCCTCTACCGGGCGTATTACGACGCAGCGTTGCGAGACCGGCTCATCGTCGAGACGGCAACTCAGCGAGAGGCCTACATGTGGCTGGGCCGTGCGGAGCGAATCGGTTCGACCCTGGCGATCGAAGGGGCCCGGCAAGCATTGCGGAGTGATGCGACCAATTCTGCTTCGGCGGATCGTCGCGGGCGTGTCTTCGAGCTGGCCGAGGCCCTCTTCCAGAGCATCGGCCTGCAGATGAGCGTGGGAAGGTACGGGGCGATCGCCCTCGGGCGCGGCACGCATCTGGACACGATCGACCTGCCCTTGAACGAACGCCCATGGCTGGAATTGAAATTCGCCGAGATCGGCAAGATGGCCAACGAAGGCGATCGCCTGAAAGCCATCGACGCGATCGTGCGCCGGACCGATCCCGGTCCGGGTGGGTTTTATGACAACTTGGGCGAACTCACCCGCCAGCCTCATCTGGTGCGGGGCATGGGATTCGAGGCAGATCCCGATTTCCGCCACTCGGCGGTTGTCGGGTTCGCCCGTCATCTCGACGGGCCGCTCGCCTGGTGCCGCAACGCCCAGAGCTTGTACGACCAGCCGCTGGAGATGCTCTATGAAGGGCTCGATCCCGAGTCCAGCTATCGCCTGCGAGTGAGCTATGCCGGCGACTCGCCCAAGGTCCCGATCGGCTTAGAGGCCGAGGGAACTCCGATCCACCCGATCCAGGCCAAGCCCGACCCAGTCGGTCCGATTGAGTTCGAGCTGCCATTGAAGTTGACCGAAGACGGGACACTTCGCCTGAAGTGGTCGGCGCAGCCCGGCCGCGGGGGAAACGGCCGAGGCTGCCACGTCACGGAAGTCTGGTTGATCCGGTCGAATCGCTGAGTGGCCAGGTCAACTTCACCAGATCAGGGCTTGGAGGCATTGGCGGGGGGATCGAGCACGCCGAGCGTTCGGAGCCATTGCTCGGCGAACTGGGGCCATTTTGCGACGTTGAACGACGACGGTCGCAGGCCATATCCATGGCCGCCCTTTGCATAAAGGTGCATCTCTGCTTCGACCTTGGCGTCTCTGAGCGACCTGTAGTAGATCAGGGCGCTCTCCACGCCCACGACATCGTCTTCGGTCATGACGATGAAGGTGTGAGGGGTCTGGCTGGTCACTTTCAGCTCGGGCGAGAGGGCGAAGTCTTTGGTGACCAGATAGGCGGGATAGATGAGGAGAGTGAAGTCAGGTCGGCAGCTCACCTTGTCCGTGACATCCACCTCGGGGTAGCCCCGCACGCCGTAGTTTGTGCTAATGGCCGCGGCAAGATGGCCGCCCGCCGAGAACCCGATCACGCCGATGCGGTCGGGCTTGATCCCGAGCTCGGTGGCCTTCGCGCGGACGATTCCCAGGGCACGCTGGGCATCCTGGAGCGCCGGCGTATGCCGCACGATCCCCTCAGGTGGGGGAACTCGATATTTGACCACGATCGCGGTTATGCCGAGCGAATTGAGCCAGGCGGCGACCTCGGTCCCTTCGAGGTCGATCGCCAGCACCCTGTAACCGCCACCGGGGAAGATGAGAACCGCCGTGCCGTTGGACTTCGATGGCTCGGGCCGGTGGATGGTTAAAGTCGGCTCAGTGATGTTGGAGAGGAGCAGAGTCGGCGCTCCCGCATTAATTGTCCTAGAGGTTTCTGGAGCCGCGTCTCCCGTCTGGCCGGGAGCCTTACCAGGCCAGAGGGGGATCGGCTTCTCCGCGGCTCTCAACGGCCCCGAGAGAAGCAGGGAAGGAATCATCGCGAGAACCAGTCGTCGCATCGTGTGTCGCTCCGAGGCAATTCCGGGAGCCGATGCGATCCGCACCGGACTCCGGACAACCGAGACGGACGCATGCCCGGAAAGATCTTGCTTGCGTGGGACTCGCGAAGTCACGGGACTTTTCGCGGAAATCCAAGTTTTCGCAGAACTTTCGGCGAGAACGAGACTTTAAGGTGTAGATGACGCTCCGATCATCGCGAAGCCCTCGATCCGGCTTGTCCGGGCATGATGTGCCGGATAAGTTCGTCGACGACTTCGGGCCTAAGCCGGCCATCGCGCCTCACGAAGAGGCGGCCCTTCGCCGGGCGAGAAGTTCCAGGCCTCAGTTACGTGGAGAGTTGCCGTGAGCACCCGCCGCAAATTCCTGTCCGCCATCCTCCCCGCCTTCGTCGCCGTCGGACTCATCGCCGGAGCGGCCTTCGCCGACGAGCTCTTCGGCGTCCTGACCGAGGTCGACCTCGACGCCAAGAAAGTGACCGTCGTCGAGAAGGGGACCGACAAGGAAGTCATCGTCACCGTGACCCCCGACACCGAATACGTCACGCCCAAGGGCTCGAGCAAGGCCGAGCTGAAGAAGGTGGCCAAGGCCGTCGAGAAGGCCAAGGAGAAGGGTGCCAAGGGGATTCAGGTCAAGGTCGAGCATAAGGGTGGCGTCGCCTCGACGATCACCGCGGCCCCGCGCAAGAAGGCCCAGCCGAAGGATTGATCCCAGATCAATCGGACAGCCTTCTGTCCAGGCGAAACGGGCCGCGCCATTAAGGCGCGGCCCGCTGCCGTTTCACGATCGTCGTCGACCGGATGACCCAACCAGGCCGGCGACTTTCGCCGCGACCAAGGCATCGACCTCGGCGATGGCCGCGTCCGTATCGGCCTGGACGGCGTTCAGCGATCCGCGTCCGCGCGAGACGATCTGCTTGCGAGAGTCCTGGCGGATCCCCCGGATGGCGATCTTGGCCTGCTCCCCGAGCGACTTGACGTGCCTGGCCACCTCATCCTGCTGTTCCACGCTGGCCGGCGGCACGCCGACGCAGACGGTGCTCGGGTTGAGGGCGTAGGCGTTCATCTTCGCCTCGACGAGCGTCCTGACGATGGCAGGGACCGTCGCGGGATCGAACGGGCTGATGTGCACCTGATCCCCCTGGACACGCATCGCACCAAGCTTGCCGATCGGGACGAGATTCCCTCGGATCGAGACGCGAAAGGTCTCCAGGAAGCCGACCCCGACCTTTCCGGGCCGGATGCCCGCAATCTGCTCGGCGAATAGCTTGATCGTCGATTTCATGCGCCCGGACCAGTCGCTCACGATGCATTTTCCCCGGATGAATCCGTTGGCTTGACCTGAGAGGCCAAAAAGCACTCGCGGCCTGACGTCGATCTTGCCAAGATGAGAGTGTTGCGTTCGAAGTGCGACGACGCAATCCCGCCCGCCCCACCA
It encodes:
- a CDS encoding ribosome-recycling factor, encoding MKSTIKLFAEQIAGIRPGKVGVGFLETFRVSIRGNLVPIGKLGAMRVQGDQVHISPFDPATVPAIVRTLVEAKMNAYALNPSTVCVGVPPASVEQQDEVARHVKSLGEQAKIAIRGIRQDSRKQIVSRGRGSLNAVQADTDAAIAEVDALVAAKVAGLVGSSGRRRS
- a CDS encoding ATP-binding cassette domain-containing protein; its protein translation is MSLLSLREVTLSFGGPKLLDHVDLQIARGDRLCLLGRNGEGKSTLLRLVEGDLIADEGEVLRQSGLRVARLPQQVPEGLSKSVGEVVAEGLPEDGHPRLAEDHRVQTILSRIGLDPDVAFDSLSSGMKRRALLARSIAAEPDILLLDEPTNHLDIDSIAWLENFLLRFDGTLVFVTHDRAFLSRLATRIVELDRGKLYDWACDYPTFLVRREEVLHAETRQQALFDKRLAQEEVWIRKGVEARRTRNEGRVRALKAMRDQRLQRREKQGIARVQVQEAERSGTLVVEAKDVAFQYGSTPIVSGLTTTLMRGDKVGIIGPNGAGKTTLLRLLLGQLEPTSGSIRQGTKLEVAYFDQLKATLDDEETVQRNVSEYDSILINGQPRHIMGYLQDFLFSPERARSLVRTLSGGERTRLLLAKLFTKPSNVLVLDEPTNDLDVETLELLESLIVDYDGTVLIVSHDRAFLDEVVTSTLAFEPGGEVREYDGGYEDYLRQRAATIQEATPAKNASSPRAEKGKSRKLGYKEKVELEAFPAKIEAMEAELTRHQGLMGDPSFYRKDRAEIAETTAQLSRIQADLAIAYARWERLEGMAD
- a CDS encoding alpha/beta hydrolase, which translates into the protein MRRLVLAMIPSLLLSGPLRAAEKPIPLWPGKAPGQTGDAAPETSRTINAGAPTLLLSNITEPTLTIHRPEPSKSNGTAVLIFPGGGYRVLAIDLEGTEVAAWLNSLGITAIVVKYRVPPPEGIVRHTPALQDAQRALGIVRAKATELGIKPDRIGVIGFSAGGHLAAAISTNYGVRGYPEVDVTDKVSCRPDFTLLIYPAYLVTKDFALSPELKVTSQTPHTFIVMTEDDVVGVESALIYYRSLRDAKVEAEMHLYAKGGHGYGLRPSSFNVAKWPQFAEQWLRTLGVLDPPANASKP